A window of Mangifera indica cultivar Alphonso chromosome 13, CATAS_Mindica_2.1, whole genome shotgun sequence contains these coding sequences:
- the LOC123194375 gene encoding UDP-N-acetylglucosamine transporter UGNT1-like isoform X1: MASSSKSEGFPATLNDSSMTNQEPSKGSGMTKRGVYAAVSYMVSAVLLVMFNKAALSSYSFPCVNVITLFQMLCSCSILYALRCWKVISFSDVEPQSTTYNPLSLVPLKTIIHTLPLATAYLLYMLVTMEAVRGINVPMYTTLRRTTVAFTMIMEYLLTGQKHTLTVVGSVGTIILGAIIAGARDLSFDAYGYAVVFIANICTAIYLASIAHIGKSSGLNSFGLMWCNGIICTPILLFWTSVNGDLEVTMNFPLLFHPGFQVVMLLSCIMAFLINYYVFLNTTLNSALTQTICGNVKDLFTIGLGWLLFGGLPFDLLNVIGQSVGFLGSCLYACSKLWGI; encoded by the exons ATGGCTTCTTCAAGTAAGAGTGAAGGATTTCCAGCGACACTAAACGACAGTTCAATGACAAACCAAGAGCCGTCAAAGGGTTCTGGCATGACTAAAAGAGGTGTCTATGCAGCTGTTTCTTACATGGTCTCTGCTG TTCTCTTGGTAATGTTCAACAAAGCAGCTCTTTCTTCATATAGTTTCCCATGTGTAAATGTCATCACACTTTTTCAG ATGCTATGTTCATGTTCGATTCTCTATGCACTTAGATGCTGGAAGGTCATCTCTTTCTCAGATGTTGAACCACAGAGTACCACTTATAATCCGTTAAGCCTGGTTCCATTGAAGACAATAATTCATACCCTTCCTCTAGCAACAGCATATTTGCTATATATG CTTGTTACAATGGAAGCTGTGCGAGGCATAAATGTTCCCATGTACACCACCCTCAGGCGGACCACAGTGGCATTTACAATGATTATGGAGTATCTATTGACAGGGCAGAAACACACACTTACTGTTGTTGGCAG TGTGGGGACTATTATACTTGGTGCAATTATTGCGGGAGCTCGGGACTTGTCCTTTGATGCCTATGGCTATGCTGTTGTTTTCATAGCAAACATCTGTACTGCGATATATCTTGCATCCATTGCTCatattg GTAAATCAAGTGGCCTGAATAGCTTTGGACTTATGTGGTGCAACG GAATAATATGCACACCAATCTTGCTGTTCTGGACATCAGTCAATGGTGATCTAGAAGTGACTATGAACTTTCCCCTTTTATTCCACCCAGGCTTTCAG GTTGTGATGCTTCTTTCCTGTATCATGGCTTTCTTAATAAACTACTATGTATTTTTGAACACAACCCTCAATTCAGCGCTCACACAGACAATTTGCGGCAATGTGAAG GACCTTTTTACTATTGGACTTGGCTGGTTGTTATTTGGGGGACTTCCATTTGATTTG TTGAATGTTATTGGTCAATCTGTTGGTTTCTTGGGTTCGTGTTTGTATGCTTGCTCTAAACTCTGGGGGATATAA
- the LOC123194375 gene encoding UDP-N-acetylglucosamine transporter UGNT1-like isoform X2 produces the protein MFNKAALSSYSFPCVNVITLFQMLCSCSILYALRCWKVISFSDVEPQSTTYNPLSLVPLKTIIHTLPLATAYLLYMLVTMEAVRGINVPMYTTLRRTTVAFTMIMEYLLTGQKHTLTVVGSVGTIILGAIIAGARDLSFDAYGYAVVFIANICTAIYLASIAHIGKSSGLNSFGLMWCNGIICTPILLFWTSVNGDLEVTMNFPLLFHPGFQVVMLLSCIMAFLINYYVFLNTTLNSALTQTICGNVKDLFTIGLGWLLFGGLPFDLLNVIGQSVGFLGSCLYACSKLWGI, from the exons ATGTTCAACAAAGCAGCTCTTTCTTCATATAGTTTCCCATGTGTAAATGTCATCACACTTTTTCAG ATGCTATGTTCATGTTCGATTCTCTATGCACTTAGATGCTGGAAGGTCATCTCTTTCTCAGATGTTGAACCACAGAGTACCACTTATAATCCGTTAAGCCTGGTTCCATTGAAGACAATAATTCATACCCTTCCTCTAGCAACAGCATATTTGCTATATATG CTTGTTACAATGGAAGCTGTGCGAGGCATAAATGTTCCCATGTACACCACCCTCAGGCGGACCACAGTGGCATTTACAATGATTATGGAGTATCTATTGACAGGGCAGAAACACACACTTACTGTTGTTGGCAG TGTGGGGACTATTATACTTGGTGCAATTATTGCGGGAGCTCGGGACTTGTCCTTTGATGCCTATGGCTATGCTGTTGTTTTCATAGCAAACATCTGTACTGCGATATATCTTGCATCCATTGCTCatattg GTAAATCAAGTGGCCTGAATAGCTTTGGACTTATGTGGTGCAACG GAATAATATGCACACCAATCTTGCTGTTCTGGACATCAGTCAATGGTGATCTAGAAGTGACTATGAACTTTCCCCTTTTATTCCACCCAGGCTTTCAG GTTGTGATGCTTCTTTCCTGTATCATGGCTTTCTTAATAAACTACTATGTATTTTTGAACACAACCCTCAATTCAGCGCTCACACAGACAATTTGCGGCAATGTGAAG GACCTTTTTACTATTGGACTTGGCTGGTTGTTATTTGGGGGACTTCCATTTGATTTG TTGAATGTTATTGGTCAATCTGTTGGTTTCTTGGGTTCGTGTTTGTATGCTTGCTCTAAACTCTGGGGGATATAA